From the genome of Ailuropoda melanoleuca isolate Jingjing chromosome 5, ASM200744v2, whole genome shotgun sequence:
GAGCCAAACCTCCCCCTCCCTGTACCTTGGGCTACTGCCCTCCTCACTCTCCTGCTTTGCAAGGGGACGGTGTTTGTTGCTCCGCAGAGGCCTCTAGAGCCATGGACGCCCTTGCCCCACCCTGCCTGCCCGCCCATCCCAGGCCCTGTTTTCACGTGGCCTACGTTGCCTTCCTGCGCATGTGCTCACACGCGCATGTGCGTCCTGTGCTTGGAAATGGCTGCCTCCCGCTTTGCTCCCGTGGGTGCTGGGAGTACTGGACTAGGAGATCTACCAGTTCCGCTGCTCTTGTCCAGCATGCTGCGCCGCCACCCTCACCTCCCCAGCTGGTGCTCCACCCTCTCGGGGAATAGGGGATGCGGAGCAAACTTCAACGAGAACTTTGTTTCTGGTTCCGaggcttctccctcagcccctttccTCCCTCAGCTTTTCCTGTGGGTCTTAGGGCCTCCGCTGCCTCCGTGGAGTGTGTGCTGTCGTCCACCCAATGCCTTGAGAAAGTCTCCTTTCTCTTGTTTCCCTCGGCACTCCCAGAAGGGCTGGGTGCACTGCCTTGAGGGCCCTCTGCTTGTGCAGCTCTTCTCAGTTAACAAGGGGCTTTCCTGATGCCTCGTGTGTGCCTCGCCACAGGGGTGATTAGGTCCACTTAACAGGGGAGGAGTGCTTTTACCAGTGATAATGGGGGAGTGGAGTGGTGGTTTGCTGCAGTCTGCTCTTCCAGGCAGTCTGGTGTTTATCTTAGGCTGCCTCTGAGGCTCTCAGAGCCCTGCCAGACATgacctcattctctctcaaatcatCCCTGTGAGGCAGAAAGGAGTCTGGGACCAACGCcgtccccacttcacagatgtgAAAACcgacgtgtgcacacacacacacacacacagatacacacacacacacacactgatacacacacacacacacacacacacacacacagcaaatatGTTGATAAGTTGCTTTGCAGTCCCGGGGGCCTGACTCTCGGCCCTGTGAGTCCCAGTGTTTGGGGGAGAGAGGGCTTGGATAGGGCTGGGGTCAGCAGTGTTCACCAAGTGCCTCAAAAGCTTGTGGGCCTGGCGGGGATGCCCCACCACCTAACACAGGACCCTGTGCCCAAGGAACTTGCAGTCAATTCCCTATGTGAGAGGGCCTTAAGGAGGCCAGTCTGGTGTGGCTGGAATTCCTGAGAGTATAGCTGTGTGGCGGTCCTGTAGGCATATTTCATGACAGTGGGCCTTTGTGTGGCGGCAACAAGTGCTGTGGCCAGGAGGGCTCCCCCCCAGGGTTGGGCTGCCCGGTCATGGTGACCCGCACCGGCCAGTCTACAGAGCTCCTCCTGGGACGTTTCACCTCCCGCAGCAGCCCTGTGGAAGAAGGGCTTATGATGAGCCTAgtctacagacaaggaaactgaggcccactaCTCAGCCAGGGcacagagccagccagtgagCTGTGTCTGGGCATCTGGTTCCAAGTCCAGTGCTTTGCCTGCACCTTTCCCGAAGGAAGGTGCACAAAGCTGGCAAGACGGAAAGTGGAGACCCAACTGGGGATGAGGAGCCCGGGCTTGGCTGGCTTCACAGTTTCACTCCAGCTGGCCCTGCCTTGCTGTCCTGAGAGTAGGTTAAAGGAAGCTCTGAGGAGGAAAGGTCAgtctgggagagaggcaggaactCGCCAAAACAACCCACACCCTGCTCTGGAAGTGCCAGGCCACCAGGTCGTGtgagctgggtgtgtgtgtgtgtggagcgGGGGAGCAAAGATGAAGGAGCAGGACCTGGTCCCTGCCCTTGCAGGCCTCTCAGTCTGCAGTGGAGAAGGCCCTAAAACTGCGTGGGAAATGCAGTGGGCAAAGGGCCAGGACACCGATGAAGCCTGCGCTGGCTGATTCTAGGCCCTCTTTCTGCCCCAaatccccttctcccttctccccaaccACACCGTGACCATCCCAgccttgctccctctctcctctgagcACCTGTCACACCTCTTGCCCAAGCCGATCATTTAGCATTTGGCTTATAACCCtcatttgactttttattatatgtCTATGTCCATCTCCCCAAGGTCAGACTGTCCTCTAAGGCAGGAACTAATGTTCCCCCTGCCACGGTGACGTGAGGTACATTTTTAGTGAAGAAAGGTTATTTGGGAAGTGATCGATTTGGGCAATGCCATGGTAGGTGTATGACCAAAGTTGAACAGTGGGTCCCGGCCACGGCCCCGGGCCTCGGTGATGTCATCTGGCTTGTTGTGACGTCATCATCGCTGGTCACAATGGCGCTCCGCAGCCCGCAGGCAAGGATGACATCATTGCCGGAACCCGCGCCGACAAGGGCTTGCTGGAAGAATTAGCGAGGCTGATGGCTAGAAATGTCTGGAGAGAAGCGGGGGTCGGGGGTAATTAACTGATAGAGAAGCAGAAGGCGGTCCGCGGGACCCACCGCCCAGGCCCCGCTCCGAGCCCGCTCACGGACTGGCCCCGCCCCTGCCATGACCGACGCGAGCCAGCCAATCCGGGCAGGCCGCGGTGACGCGTAGCCTATCAGCGGACGGGGCTCTCCGGGCGCTTCCGCGTTCGCGAGCGTGCCTGGCCGAGAGtcggcagggggagggggcgagggcGGCGGACAGCTGTCTCACCCGTGTCCCACCTTGCCCGGCGCGGCCGGTCTGGGGGAGCCCGTCTGCCGCTTCTCAGGGGACCCGATGGCCTCGGAGGGCCTGGCGGGGGCGCTGGCGGCGGTGTTGGGGGGCCGGGGGCTGAGTGTGCACAGCTGCGACTCGGAGCCGGCCGGGGAGCCCCTGGCGCCGGTGCGGCTGCGGAAGAACGTCTGCTACGTGGTGCTGGCCGTGTTCCTCAACGAGCAGGTGAGCGTCCGCCCGCCCGCTGGGCCCGCCGCCTGGCCCTCCGCAGCGCGCAGCCAGCCCCGGTGGGGACAGAGGACCTGCCGGCAACAGCCATCACTTCTTAGTGCGTGGTGCTTCCGAGTTTTGCAAAGCACTCTCACTCACACTTACACCTGAGCCTTGTGCGGCCCAGCCCTGAGATTGCCCCTCTATACTGAAGAGGAATCTGGAGCCCAGGAGCGTGCTATTTCCTCCTGCTAGGCCTCAGTGTCTTGAGAGGAGGCCTGTCCTATTCCTCTTTCCCCAgaatctagcacagtgcctgccgcTAGTGGGCTCAACGATCTACCCAGTGCCTCAGAGACCTCCTCTGAGCCCCATGGACAGTAACGGCACGACCTGCTCTTTTATCAGACCTTCTGTACCACTGTGTGATGCTCTTTTCGTGCTGATCCTTATGCAAGTCGTTGCAAGGACAGCTAGAAGGGGCCAGGGCCATAGGTAGGAGTTGTATGCGAGTGGAAGGTGTTTCAAAGCCTAGGCCCCAGCGTGAGGCCCTGCCACAAGCAGCTAGTAAATcccgaggggaggggagagatgcACATAGAGACATATGGCATATAGATACAAGTCAGTGCAGGACACATGGCAAACCTCACCGTGGGGCCTAATCCCTAGCCCCTGGAGCAGTTCCCAGGAATCTCAGCCCCTTTCTGAAAGTCTGAATGCAAAGAGGGCTAAATTATAGAAGAAGACAGCTGTGGCCCCCAGACACACAAGGGCCAGCTCCCTGGAGAGCTCAACAGTTTGAGGTATGCACCAGTAAGGGGGTCTTGGGTGACTGCATTTGAGATAGGATCTAACCCCAGGGCAAGGGAAGGTTCCCAGCGAgaatcctctctctcccctcaggaTGAGGTGCTACTGATCCAGGAGGCCAAAAAAGAGTGCCGCGGGTCTTGGTACCTACCCGCGGGGAGAATGGAGCCCGGGGAGACCATCGTGGAGGCACTGCAGCGGGAGGTGAAGGAGGAGGCCGGGCTGCACTGCGAGCCTCTGACACTGCTGTCTGTGGAGGAGCGGGGCCCTTCCTGGATCCGCTTTGTGTTCCTCGCTCGAGCCACAGGTATGGCCCACCTGGTGGCAGTGTTTGGCAGAGGGCAGCTGACACCTTTCCCCCAGCTTGTCCTCTGGCGAGATGAGCCCCTATTCTGTCCGGCATCTCCAGCCTGaggatttgaatcccagccccTACCAACCCCTACCCCGGGGTAGGTCAGGGCTAGAATGCCTGGGTGGCCGTTTAATCTGCCGGACCCAGCCCTTCTCTCAACAGAgaccctttcccctcccccatcctcgaCATCCCCTCCAGGTGGAATTCTCAAGACTTCCAAGGAGGCGGATGCGGAGTCCCTGCAGGCTGGCTGGTACCCCCGGACCTCCCTGCCCACTCC
Proteins encoded in this window:
- the NUDT18 gene encoding 8-oxo-dGDP phosphatase NUDT18 isoform X2, with the protein product MASEGLAGALAAVLGGRGLSVHSCDSEPAGEPLAPVRLRKNVCYVVLAVFLNEQDEVLLIQEAKKECRGSWYLPAGRMEPGETIVEALQREVKEEAGLHCEPLTLLSVEERGPSWIRFVFLARATGGILKTSKEADAESLQAGWYPRTSLPTPLRAQDLLHLVELAAQYRQQARHPLTLPQELPCSLVCQRLVATFTSVQTVWVLVGTVGMPHLPVTACGFTPMEQRGGIKMAILRLLQECLTLHHLAVETRGLLGLQHLGKDHADGICLNVLVTVAFRNPAAVSTAPRPLPGTPSLNEP
- the NUDT18 gene encoding 8-oxo-dGDP phosphatase NUDT18 isoform X4 gives rise to the protein MASEGLAGALAAVLGGRGLSVHSCDSEPAGEPLAPVRLRKNVCYVVLAVFLNEQDEVLLIQEAKKECRGSWYLPAGRMEPGETIVEALQREVKEEAGLHCEPLTLLSVEERGPSWIRFVFLARATGGILKTSKEADAESLQAGWYPRTSLPTPLRAQDLLHLVELAAQYRQQARHPLTLPQELPCSLVCQRLVATFTSVQTVWVLVGTVGMPHLPVTACGFTPMEQRGGIKMAILRLLQECLTLHHLAVETRGLLGLQHLGKDHADGICLNVLVTVAFRNPGWDVLTFPPAFEW